Below is a genomic region from Lutra lutra chromosome 18, mLutLut1.2, whole genome shotgun sequence.
AAGGAGATACAGGCTGATTCTACAGGAACTATGAAAGTACATTTATACGTTAGAATCTGGCTCCTAAGGGTGTCCCCCTCacaattccttctttttccctctgactGAAAACCTCAATACAGTTTCCTTTCATTGACTCTAAAACCAGACTTTGCTCTACTTTTCTCcatctgtttctgtttgtgtCCCTAACCCCCCAAATTCATAGTGTGATGCTATCAGGAGACGGGGTGTTTGGGAAGTAATAAGGTAcagtcatgagggtggagccctccaTGGGATTAGCGTccctgaaagaaaatgaagagaaaccagagtgcTTTACACAGAGGTTATGTAAGCATGATTCCTCacgatgggattagtgcccttgtgAAGAGGCAGAATCACAAGATGGATCCCTCAATTGTCCGCCCTATGAAGACAGTGAGGTGGCAGCTGGCtgcaaggaaggaagagggcaCTCTCCAGACACTTAATCTATAGgaaccttgatcttgaacttccagaatgctgagaaataaatgtctgttgtttaagccacacagtctATAATATTCTACTACAGCAACCCAAGACAAGACGATCTCTGTACCTTTCTACAGAATACTCTGCCAAACTTTAATACCCACTCACTTAACTTTCTACTAACTCagactttcatttccttctaaatCTAATTCAGTGATTTCCTTGAAGAAACATGCCCTGCTTGCTCTCTTCAGCTAATATATACTGATCAATATATACTATATCAATATGCATATATTGATCAAGCATTTTGCTTATCCTACacttatttattcttaaagattttatttatttatttgacagacagagatcacaagtaggcagagaggcaggcagagagggagagaggaggaagcaggctcgccactgagcagagagccagatgcggggctcgatcccaggaccccaagatcatgacctgagccgaaggcagaggccccaacccactgagctatccaggcgcccctatcctacACTTATTTATACACAATCTTTCTGAAAATGCTATTTTACATCCATCAAGGTGTCCTACCTTCCCTAGAGATTATAAACCTATTCCTGGGATGAACTACTTGGGAGTTCTACATATCCTCCCTACGATTGCTCAGCAAGTAGTCCCTGCTCaaactgctccctctgctcccagatCTTACTAATCTAGGTCTCCTAGGAGCCTGGCACAGGCTTACCAGCtgctgggtgaatgaatgaacccaCTCTGTCACTGACTTCTCCCAGACTGAAATGCCTGTGAATGCTACTGAAATGCCTCAACCCTTCTCAGTGTCCTTCCTCTGATCCCTCTCTAACTCTCTCTAAATTTAAAcagaacatggggcgcctgggtggctcagtgggttaggccgctgccttcggctcaggtcatgatctcgaggttctgggatcgagtcccgcatcgggctctctgctcggcagggagcctgcttcccttcctctctctctgcctgcctctctgcctacttgtgatctctgtctgtcaaataaataaataaaatctttaaacagaacaaatatttatagaagaggaggaagatgaaaaaaaaaaaagggaaggctCTAGGGAGCAAAGGAACcaagacagcaaaaaaaaaaaaaaaaagacaatgggcgcctggctggctcagtccatggagcgtgcgactcttaatctcagggtcgtaaaTTCGAGCCCCACgccaggtgtagagattacttaaaagtaaaatttttaaaaagagaaagaggggcgcctgggtggctcagtggattaaagcctctgccttcagctcaggtcatgatctcaggatcctgggattgagtcccgcatcgggctctctgctcagcagggagtctgcttcctcctctctctctgcctacttgtgatctctgtcaaataaataaataaaatcttaaaaaaaaaaaaagagagaaagagagagagacaacaagcaGAACTTAGAATGGGAAGGGTCCTTTCAGGTGAGGCTgttaaaacacagaaagaaaaatctcgCATGCCTCTGGACCTAAACAAAGATGAAGGACACCAGTGTCACCTCAGATGGATTCTTTCATAAACTTTCCAGGGAATACAACTGCACAAAACTGTAGAGTTCCAATTTTCATAATGAATATAACCATGTAAACAGCATCCAACTCAAGAAACATTACCAGCATCCAGAAAGCCCTCTCCCATACCCTCCAGTGACTATATTCTGCCCACCAGACAAACATGCTATCTGGACTTTGATCACCATAAAGTACTTTTGCCTGGTCTTGAACTTTATGCATTGGATCCACACATTGCTTCTAGCTGCTTCTGCTCATTATTATGCTTTTAGGATTCACCCACATGGTGGAACATAGCTATaattacactatttttttttttttttgctgttggtAGTATATGCTTTTACACTGTCAAGAATATATTGAAATCTCTTTATTAACTTGGCTGATGTtcatttgggtagtttccagtTTTGAGGCGTTatgaataataaaactgaaactaAATGCATAGCACAAGCTTTACCTGGACCCTGAGGAGATGCGAGTATGTGCCAGGTAACACCTAGCATGGAATTCTGATTTCTCAGGCCCAATCCTACATAGCTGTCAATGCAGGAGCCATAGGTAAAtgggactaaatcccaggacGATCTGAAGGTGGAGACAGCTGGTAGATAGTATGGGTGGGAAATGAACCTTGGCCCACCCAGACTCAGCATAAACACTTAAGGAAGTGCTTCGGTTGTCTGAAACAATGGGAAGAGGACAAGCATACAGCCAGACTCTCTAGAACAATCAGAATGGCCAAGGACACATAAAAACCCTCTGGGAACAGGAGGAGAACAGAATACTTCCAGCACATGGCAAGATCACTGGTAGAATTTCACCCCAAGAGGGATCAAGGTGCTGAAATACTAGTACCACCATCTGGGCCACTGCACGAGCTCCTGCACTGCACAGTTATGTCTGGGGGTTTCCACATCCTCTACTGTTACAGAAGTCTTACATCTCTTTGTAACGTATGCTGGTAGCCTTTGGCCACTCACATCACTACCATGGCGTGACAACCCTGTCCTGGACCCAAGTCTCCTAAGTCCCTCCTCTAGTGCCCCTTACGCTACTCCATAATGACCATTATTATATACACCTGGGCTCTTCACCTGAACTGCTAAGATCACAGAGGCAAGCACCTTTAAGGCAGAATGTTGACCACATAAAAtgccaaataaacatttttgagccAATAAATAAATGCTAACTCAAAAAAAATTTGCACAACTAATAAAAATATCTGACACTACTATATTCACCAAacattaatcctcacaacaccgTGAGATTTCTATAAACGTTCCCATTTTGCGACTGAAAACCAGAGGCCTGAAAAGGTCACCTGTGATGCCCCAGGTCACAATCAGTAAGTGATGGAGCCAGGATGGGTTTACATGTGCTAAAGAAGTAGAGTGATACTCTGCTCGCTCTGTGACACAGGCCCACATGGACCTCTCTGGTTTCTAACATCCTTCTGTCCAAGTTCCTGCCATCCTCTGTACACACATCTCGTGCTCCAAAGGCTTCCATGCCGTTAGTCCAGCCCCAAAACAAAGCTGCTAAGGTGGGGCCAACACCCAGGGGGGCACTCAATAAATCTCTGCCAAGTAAACAAGATCAGAGGATCATCTTTTGCTCCTCTTCTGCTCTCGAGCCTGGGTACTCTTCAGTCAGACAGTAGGTGCTCCAGGAGTCCTAATGAGCAGCCACTCTCATCACAGCCAGAATAACTACCTTGTGATTTCTTGCCCCCTTGACTGCTCCTGTCCTGACAGGAAAACACGTGGCCAGCTCCTTAAACCTGGGTCTACTCTCTTTCCTTGGACCCATTTACTCATCTTCTGTCAGTAGTACCAGGTTCTAAAATCCAGGGCAAGGGTAAGTACCCTGACCTGTAGCTTTCAAAATTCCTCAGTTTCTTACCTTTGGAACGGAAACAGCCTTACCTGGAGCTGAGACCCCACAGTCTCGGGGTTCCACATATTCCCCAAAGCAGTCTATCTGGGCTGGGGTCACATGCCTCCATTCCTCCTCAGGGAAAGCCAAGGCCATATCTTTAAATGTCCCCAACCCCTGAAACAACAGAAGACTGCTATGGATAGAGAAATAATCCCAAGGTAGGAAGAGTCTAAAAGCAGGAGAGAACACAGGGGACAACACTCTAGGGAAGAATGGAGCAAGAAGACCAAAGGAACTGGGTTACTAGTGCTCTCGGGAGCAAAAAGGCCTACCTCTCAACAGTTTAATGACAGGAAAGTAATGGACTCGTCTGAGCCACTGTATTTCTAAGTCTCTGCTGCAGCCACTAAGCTTATACCCTCACAACCACAGCACccaatttccatttttcaaatgcttcAGAGCTGCTATTTATCCCCTCATCTAAAGCCTAGTGGTTTCTATCCATAAGGTCTTCCTCCTCACGATTAAAAGAGTAATCCTGAGTCAatcgggggggaaaaaaaaagtcacagagccGTAAAAGCAAGTGTATTAAGCCTTATGCCTGGACCCTAAGGCATAAGGCTCACCTCAAGTTAACAACTGAGAATGATAAAGTGGAGAAAACAAACCTGTCACAACCGTCAGAACAAGAAAGGTGAAATCATTCAACTTGTGGGTAGCACTTTGTTGTGCAGAGAAACCTTAAGGAAAGTGAACCTCACTCAAAACAACGTCATGGTCCCCAAGGGGAGAGGTACAGCTCACCTGGGATCCAGCTGTAAGGAATCCAGCTGCCATCTCTTGGTCTCTAGTGTTCACTGAAGGGAGGCCAGGACCAGCCTGAAGAACTGGCAGAGCTAAGCAAAGGGTAAAAAGCATAAGAAAGATTAGCGCTGTCTTGCAGTTAACTTGTTCAAAGGTGTCCACTGCCTGACACACAGAATTCTAGGAACCTTAAAGCTGGGTGCGGGTACAGCCTATCCTGCTCTCCACTGGGAAGATAATCCCAACCCAATATGCCCTGCCCCTGAAGGCCAGCCAAGCTCCCTGGTCACACTCTGGCAATAAGCCCCTTTGAGATTCACTAACACAATGAAgtcataaattactttcagggaTATGGTCTATCTGCCCACTTAAAAAATATCCCTACATGTCACCTGCATATTTATAGGAGGTTTCTAGAAAGGGAtgtgagggaaaagagaagaaaagaaatggtaagagAACACAATCCCAGGTACCCCCTGCAGAAATCAGAGaatcaagatacagaaaacaaTTTCACTTCATCTGTTTCCTACTAAAGTCAAGGAAGTAACCAGGAAAAATCAGAATTACAGCCCACAGGTCACTTCATTTAACAACTGCTGGGCTTATAAAGGATAGGATCACAAAGCACGGTTTTCTATGTCCTTACTTTACTGTTTGCATCTTACCCTGCTCCTGGAAGGCTTGTGTCCCAGCTCCAGGGTCCTGACTGAGTTGCTCCTCAGTGCCTTGGTCTAGGCCTTGAACTCCTTCCCCATGGGGCATCCCCCACTCGGGCTTGATCTCCACCGGCCCCAGGTGCACACCCGGTTCCCAAGGGCCTCTGCCAAGTGCTgtctcctgctgctctccctgcacATGGCATGGAACCTAAGGACAGTCCCCAACACCTATTAGAATGAGGCCTGGGGGAGGAATCTGaattaaaacctaaaaagaaa
It encodes:
- the ZSCAN25 gene encoding zinc finger and SCAN domain-containing protein 25 isoform X3, with amino-acid sequence MLKERPGMAENPQQPMGVPVVKLEKELPWSRGREDPSPETFRLRFRQFRYQEAAGPQEALRELQELCRQWLRPELHTKEQILELLVLEQFLTILPREFYAWIREHGLESGKALVAMVEDFTERTLEAKAVPCHVQGEQQETALGRGPWEPGVHLGPVEIKPEWGMPHGEGVQGLDQGTEEQLSQDPGAGTQAFQEQALPVLQAGPGLPSVNTRDQEMAAGFLTAGSQGLGTFKDMALAFPEEEWRHVTPAQIDCFGEYVEPRDCGVSAPGKFCAVVFPGKFMKESI